In Brevibacillus brevis, a genomic segment contains:
- a CDS encoding ATP-binding protein: protein MLGTSKSIFRRLLFSFLATVLLGLGISGLLIAFFAREYIYDSKEEEMLRMAKKVNVAIHDSNKVNKALLDKLAMLDEAFDTRIWLFNEQGKIVATSMKDEVFTGKSVAVSIADNVLKGKNAVTELQIEGLEDPMLSVSVPWGEGEKVYGGIILHAPIEGIERTFAQMRETILWATLFGVLLSTAMVSYLSWSISRPLRTIERTAAEIGRGNYTERVRVDTSDEISDLAQTINTMAEKLEKVEQERYHLEQVRSDFLANVSHELRTPLTAMQGFLEALQDGLVEDEEARQKYYAVMYTETMQVNRLVDDLMDLMKLENNEVNLAKFPVDVADVMNKVAFSFRAEAEEKGLTIKVETEDGLPKIYADRDRVAQILKNFVKNAVKFTEHGEIRLTAAAEEPYVRIQVSDTGIGISQDDLNRIWERFFKVDRGRSKNNKGTGLGLAIVKELVELHDGKWSVESELGQGSTFTVWLPTVGAYRQSG from the coding sequence ATGCTGGGGACGTCGAAAAGCATCTTCCGCCGCCTGCTGTTCAGCTTTCTGGCCACCGTACTGCTCGGGCTGGGCATCTCCGGCCTGCTCATCGCCTTTTTTGCACGGGAGTACATTTACGATTCCAAGGAAGAAGAAATGCTCAGGATGGCCAAAAAAGTGAACGTCGCCATCCACGACAGCAATAAGGTCAATAAGGCGCTGCTCGACAAGCTGGCGATGCTGGACGAAGCGTTCGATACGCGGATCTGGCTGTTCAACGAGCAGGGCAAAATCGTGGCGACCTCGATGAAGGACGAAGTGTTTACCGGCAAGTCGGTAGCGGTCTCGATTGCGGACAACGTGCTGAAAGGCAAAAACGCCGTCACCGAGCTGCAGATCGAAGGATTGGAAGACCCGATGCTGTCCGTCTCCGTGCCGTGGGGAGAGGGCGAGAAGGTGTACGGCGGTATCATTTTGCATGCCCCTATCGAAGGGATCGAGCGCACATTTGCACAGATGCGCGAGACGATTCTCTGGGCGACGCTGTTTGGTGTGCTCCTTTCCACGGCGATGGTCTCCTATTTGTCCTGGTCGATCTCCAGGCCGCTCCGGACCATCGAGCGAACGGCGGCGGAGATCGGGCGGGGCAACTACACCGAGCGCGTCCGCGTCGATACCTCGGATGAGATCAGCGATTTGGCGCAGACGATCAACACGATGGCGGAAAAGCTCGAGAAGGTCGAGCAGGAGCGGTACCATCTGGAGCAGGTGCGAAGCGATTTCCTCGCCAATGTCTCGCATGAGCTGCGCACGCCCTTGACGGCCATGCAAGGCTTTCTGGAGGCCCTCCAGGACGGCTTGGTCGAGGACGAGGAGGCGCGGCAAAAGTATTATGCCGTGATGTACACGGAGACGATGCAGGTCAATCGCCTGGTCGACGATTTGATGGACCTGATGAAGCTGGAAAACAACGAAGTCAACTTGGCGAAGTTTCCGGTGGACGTGGCGGACGTGATGAACAAAGTCGCGTTCTCATTCCGCGCGGAGGCCGAGGAAAAAGGGCTGACGATCAAGGTCGAGACGGAAGACGGCCTTCCGAAAATTTATGCGGACCGCGATCGGGTGGCCCAAATTTTGAAAAATTTCGTAAAAAATGCCGTGAAGTTTACCGAGCATGGAGAAATTCGCTTGACGGCCGCAGCGGAGGAGCCGTACGTGCGGATTCAGGTGAGCGATACGGGCATCGGCATTTCCCAGGACGACTTGAATCGCATCTGGGAGCGGTTTTTCAAAGTAGACCGGGGACGTTCCAAAAACAACAAGGGGACTGGCCTGGGGCTGGCCATCGTCAAAGAGCTGGTAGAGCTGCACGATGGAAAGTGGAGCGTCGAGAGCGAGCTGGGCCAGGGAAGCACATTTACCGTCTGGCTGCCCACTGTTGGCGCGTACCGGCAATCCGGTTAG
- a CDS encoding DUF2935 domain-containing protein: MRFYYGEQMPLRILDEGEFWKHQEAEHTEVIRALVPNLEPPFVQALKEWEQALSRTQATFVQYIETAVRGGEYLRPEFYKDVLKLVQFALEESEQFIVLLNQLGTESEALKHNPTAITVLNHIRRESEYFIGIAQALLYRE, encoded by the coding sequence ATGCGATTTTATTACGGTGAACAAATGCCGCTGCGGATTTTGGACGAAGGCGAGTTTTGGAAGCATCAGGAGGCAGAGCATACGGAGGTGATCCGGGCGCTCGTTCCCAATCTTGAGCCCCCGTTTGTGCAGGCGTTGAAAGAATGGGAACAGGCTTTGTCGCGCACGCAAGCCACGTTTGTCCAATATATCGAAACAGCCGTACGAGGCGGAGAGTATCTTCGGCCGGAGTTCTACAAGGACGTGCTGAAGCTCGTGCAGTTTGCCTTGGAGGAAAGCGAGCAATTTATTGTGCTGCTGAATCAGTTGGGGACCGAAAGTGAAGCATTGAAGCATAATCCGACGGCCATTACGGTTTTGAACCACATCCGCCGCGAATCGGAATATTTTATCGGAATCGCCCAGGCGCTGCTGTACAGGGAGTAG
- a CDS encoding ABC transporter ATP-binding protein, with amino-acid sequence MTTTPKLVIDNVGKVFSTKSGQVVALDQTSFSVAEGEFVTILGPSGCGKSTILRVVAGLEEPSSGHVYLDGKEISGPGPDRGMVFQSYTLYPWLTVKDNITFGLDLKGFPKKQQDEVAYHYLDLIGLQGFDKHYPIQLSGGMKQRVAIARALANDPEILLMDEPFGALDAQTRTIMQEILLKVWEESKKTILFITHDVEESIFLGDSIYVMTARPGRLKKNIKVPLPRPRDYHNKDSAEFLALKRELLELIREESLKAANP; translated from the coding sequence ATGACAACAACGCCAAAACTAGTCATAGACAATGTAGGGAAAGTATTTTCGACCAAAAGCGGCCAGGTGGTCGCCCTGGACCAGACATCGTTTTCCGTGGCCGAAGGGGAGTTCGTCACCATCCTGGGGCCTTCCGGGTGCGGGAAATCCACCATCCTCCGCGTCGTCGCGGGCTTGGAGGAGCCCTCCTCGGGGCACGTCTACCTGGATGGAAAGGAGATCAGCGGCCCTGGCCCGGACCGGGGAATGGTCTTTCAGTCGTACACGCTCTATCCGTGGCTGACGGTAAAGGACAACATCACGTTTGGACTGGATCTCAAAGGCTTTCCCAAAAAACAACAGGATGAGGTCGCGTACCACTATCTGGACCTGATCGGCCTGCAAGGCTTTGACAAGCATTATCCGATTCAGCTGTCCGGCGGGATGAAGCAGCGCGTGGCGATTGCCAGAGCCCTGGCCAACGATCCCGAAATCCTCCTCATGGACGAGCCGTTCGGGGCGCTGGATGCGCAGACGCGCACGATCATGCAGGAGATCCTGCTCAAAGTATGGGAAGAGTCGAAGAAAACGATCCTGTTCATCACCCATGATGTCGAGGAGTCCATCTTCCTGGGCGATTCCATCTACGTCATGACGGCAAGGCCGGGACGCCTCAAGAAGAACATCAAGGTGCCGCTGCCTCGTCCACGGGATTACCACAACAAGGACAGCGCAGAATTCCTGGCCTTGAAGCGGGAGCTGCTTGAGCTGATTCGCGAGGAAAGCTTGAAAGCAGCCAACCCGTAG
- a CDS encoding ABC transporter permease: MWKNVFTPNKDIAKPLYSGAGIATFLILIAVWSILSYGGLVNPLFLPAPDKIIKTAISMFQGGEIWADIGISFSRVALGFVIAALIGVPLGMLMGTLRIMEGAFEPIIGFIRYMPASAFIPLFILWIGLGEGEKMAVIFFGTFFQLTLMVMDVTKNIQNELIEVSYTLGAKKLQLFKRVILPASLPGIVDTLRITFGWAWTYLVVAELVGASDGLGYMIMQASRFLKPDKIIVGILIIGILGLIMDLIFKAVYRASFSWMRKEGS; the protein is encoded by the coding sequence ATGTGGAAAAATGTCTTTACCCCGAATAAGGATATCGCCAAACCTCTTTATTCCGGGGCTGGAATCGCTACCTTTCTCATTCTGATCGCAGTCTGGTCCATCTTGAGCTACGGAGGACTCGTCAACCCGCTGTTCCTCCCTGCGCCGGACAAGATCATCAAAACGGCCATCTCCATGTTTCAAGGCGGTGAGATCTGGGCAGACATCGGTATCAGCTTTAGCCGGGTCGCACTCGGCTTCGTCATCGCTGCCCTGATCGGCGTACCGCTGGGAATGCTCATGGGGACCTTGCGCATCATGGAAGGAGCCTTTGAACCGATTATCGGCTTTATCCGCTACATGCCCGCCTCTGCCTTCATTCCCTTGTTCATTTTGTGGATCGGCCTCGGGGAAGGGGAAAAAATGGCCGTGATCTTCTTCGGGACCTTCTTCCAGCTGACGCTCATGGTGATGGACGTCACGAAAAACATCCAAAACGAGCTGATCGAAGTCTCCTATACCTTGGGGGCCAAAAAGCTCCAGCTCTTCAAACGGGTCATCCTCCCCGCCTCTCTGCCGGGGATCGTCGATACGCTGCGCATCACGTTCGGCTGGGCCTGGACGTATCTGGTGGTCGCCGAGCTCGTCGGCGCCTCGGACGGTCTCGGGTACATGATTATGCAGGCTTCTCGCTTCCTGAAGCCTGACAAAATCATCGTGGGAATTTTGATCATCGGGATATTGGGATTGATCATGGATTTGATTTTCAAAGCAGTCTATCGCGCATCTTTCTCCTGGATGAGAAAGGAAGGATCCTGA
- a CDS encoding ABC transporter substrate-binding protein, whose product MKKFLFLLLSVIVALAAAGCGSSNQAEQAKPAEGGNSSASAAKTPLKITLPTWTGYGPLFLAKEKGLFEKHGLDVELSTIEGLAERKQALAGGQVDGMATALDVQVTLAAAGVPMQVVWLLDDSYGGDGIIAKNDIKSVADLKGKKVAFEQGSTSHMLILTALKQANLTDKDVEMVQMSAGDAGAAFVAGKVDAAVTWEPWLSKASQANGKVLLSTKELSGIIVDTVGFKKDVIEQRPDDIKAFVAAMAEAMDYWKEHTDESNEIMAKGLKIDLSEFTGTVSGLKFLHKDENKQLFGDGKGEIYTSAKNAIDFYMEQKLIDTAPKPEDVLNSTFVGGL is encoded by the coding sequence TTGAAAAAGTTTCTGTTTTTGCTGCTGTCAGTCATCGTCGCCCTTGCTGCCGCCGGTTGCGGCTCCTCCAATCAGGCCGAGCAAGCGAAGCCTGCCGAAGGGGGAAACAGTTCCGCATCTGCCGCCAAAACGCCGTTGAAAATCACACTGCCGACGTGGACAGGGTACGGCCCTCTGTTCCTTGCGAAAGAAAAAGGCCTCTTTGAAAAACACGGCCTCGATGTCGAGCTGTCGACCATTGAAGGCTTGGCCGAGCGCAAGCAAGCCCTCGCCGGCGGACAAGTGGACGGTATGGCCACTGCCCTCGACGTGCAAGTGACGCTTGCCGCTGCAGGCGTACCGATGCAAGTCGTATGGCTGCTCGACGACTCGTATGGCGGCGACGGGATCATCGCCAAAAACGACATCAAGAGCGTGGCCGACCTGAAAGGCAAGAAAGTCGCGTTTGAACAAGGCTCCACCAGCCACATGCTGATCCTCACCGCATTGAAGCAAGCCAACCTGACGGACAAGGACGTCGAAATGGTGCAAATGTCTGCCGGTGACGCCGGCGCCGCTTTCGTAGCGGGCAAAGTGGACGCAGCCGTGACATGGGAGCCATGGCTGAGCAAGGCTTCCCAGGCCAACGGGAAAGTGCTCCTCTCCACGAAAGAGCTGTCCGGAATCATCGTCGATACCGTCGGCTTCAAGAAAGACGTGATCGAACAGCGTCCTGACGACATCAAAGCGTTCGTCGCAGCGATGGCCGAAGCCATGGACTACTGGAAAGAGCACACGGATGAATCCAACGAAATCATGGCAAAAGGCCTGAAAATTGATCTGTCCGAATTCACCGGCACGGTGTCCGGGCTGAAATTCCTGCACAAGGACGAAAACAAACAGCTCTTTGGCGATGGAAAAGGCGAGATTTACACCTCCGCCAAAAACGCCATCGACTTCTATATGGAACAAAAACTGATCGATACCGCTCCTAAGCCAGAAGACGTCTTGAACTCGACATTTGTTGGAGGACTTTAA